Proteins encoded in a region of the Quercus lobata isolate SW786 chromosome 8, ValleyOak3.0 Primary Assembly, whole genome shotgun sequence genome:
- the LOC115955429 gene encoding transcription factor MYB8-like: MVRAPFYDKNGLKKGAWSVEEDNKLRSYIQRFGHWNWRELPKLAGLSRCGKSCRLRWVNYLQPDVKRGNYTEEEELMIIKLHEELGNKWSMISASLPGRSDNDIKNHWHAHLKKRTKKNPTISKMKMLSNEAYQHDVDIARKTETDNSVSSSPSYQVQESSQLPLETSSSEFSYLSFDNAPSSGINWTAEDLLHWKHLNNRLVTFGLNPLYWTIPTFRITIQNPWQMEDLVHLNHATMKA, encoded by the exons ATGGTGAGAGCTCCCTTCTATGATAAAAATGGACTAAAGAAAGGTGCATGGAGTGTAGAAGAAGATAATAAACTAAGGTCTTATATTCAGAGATTTGGCCACTGGAACTGGCGGGAACTTCCCAAATTGGCAG GTTTATCGAGGTGTGGGAAGAGTTGCAGACTGCGATGGGTGAACTACCTCCAGCCAGATGTAAAACGAGGAAACTacacagaagaagaagagcttATGATCATCAAATTGCATGAAGAACTAGGCAATAA ATGGTCTATGATTTCGGCAAGCTTGCCAGGGAGATCAGATAATGATATAAAAAACCACTGGCATGCCCACCTGAAGAAGCGCACCAAGAAAAATCCTACAATATCAAAGATGAAAATGCTGTCCAATGAAGCTTACCAACATGACGTTGATATAGCAAGGAAGACAGAAACAGACAATTCTGTAAGCAGTTCTCCCTCTTACCAAGTTCAAGAGAGCTCCCAATTACCCCTAGAAACATCTTCTAGTGAATTCTCATACTTGAGCTTTGATAATGCACCTTCATCTGGCATAAATTGGACTGCAGAAGACTTGCTACATTGGAAACACTTGAACAATCGTTTAGTGACTTTTGGACTGAACCCTTTGTATTGGACAATACCTACATTCAGAATAACTATCCAGAATCCTTGGCAAATGGAGGATTTAGTGCATCTCAATCATGCTACAATGAAGGCGTAG
- the LOC115955431 gene encoding transcription factor WER-like, producing the protein MVRAPFYDKNGLKKGAWSVEEDNKLRSYIQRFGHWNWRELPKLAGLSRCGKSCRLRWVNYLQPDVKRGNYTEEEELMIIKLHEELGNKWSMISASLPGRSDNDIKNHWHAHLKKRTKKNPTISKMKMLSNEAYQHDVDIARKTETDNSVSSSPSYQVQESSQLPLETSSSEFSYLSFDNAPSYIWHKLDCRRLATLETLEQSFSDFWTEPFVLDNTYIQNNYPESLANGGFSASQSCYNEGVDSIYEAMQEIENYQRINEDPYLVK; encoded by the exons ATGGTGAGAGCTCCCTTCTATGATAAAAATGGACTAAAGAAAGGTGCATGGAGTGTAGAAGAAGATAATAAACTAAGGTCTTATATTCAGAGATTTGGCCACTGGAACTGGCGGGAACTTCCCAAATTGGCAG GTTTATCGAGGTGTGGGAAGAGTTGCAGACTGCGATGGGTGAACTACCTCCAGCCAGATGTAAAACGAGGAAACTacacagaagaagaagagcttATGATCATCAAATTGCATGAAGAACTAGGCAATAA ATGGTCTATGATTTCGGCAAGCTTGCCAGGGAGATCAGATAATGATATAAAAAACCACTGGCATGCCCACCTGAAGAAGCGCACCAAGAAAAATCCTACAATATCAAAGATGAAAATGCTGTCCAATGAAGCTTACCAACATGACGTTGATATAGCAAGGAAGACAGAAACAGACAATTCTGTAAGCAGTTCTCCCTCTTACCAAGTTCAAGAGAGCTCCCAATTACCCCTAGAAACATCTTCTAGTGAATTCTCATACTTGAGCTTTGATAATGCACCTTCATATATCTGGCATAAATTGGACTGCAGAAGACTTGCTACATTGGAAACACTTGAACAATCGTTTAGTGACTTTTGGACTGAACCCTTTGTATTGGACAATACCTACATTCAGAATAACTATCCAGAATCCTTGGCAAATGGAGGATTTAGTGCATCTCAATCATGCTACAATGAAGGCGTAGATTCCATCTACGAGGCAATGCAAGAAATCGAGAACTACCAGAGAATTAATGAAGATCCATATTTGGTGAAATAG